A window of Aerococcus urinae contains these coding sequences:
- the gtfA gene encoding accessory Sec system glycosyltransferase GtfA, translated as MVTLTIYNINKGIGWASSGVEYAQIYRYHIFKELSLDCKFIFTDLILNENIAHFTENIGFANEDVIWMYLYFTDIPLSQTTVTLDQIKEKLSDSPEEERLDNRRVKLTYDQGKQFAMCYLSREGEDLVDRVEYTANNKLIRKDFFNRFKFLTEYYAPNNNKALLYMRRYFNQDGTTAYEEFINQGGSTYRFKDRIIYSKEELVAYFIEKLALTDQDIVLLDRSDGIGQGLLDNLNGAKLGSVVHAEHYNQPLTNDQNILWNNHYEYPFMHYGQFDFYITSTQAQTQKLIEQFDHYFGIQPVVYTIPVGSVDHLTLADSHTNPYAMMTASRLAGEKNIDWLIEAVVKVHDQLPQVQFDIYGEGGKRKSLQEQINRFNAADYIELKGHQHLDEIYPQYPLYLTASTSEGFGLTLVEALSAGQAMIGLDVPYGNPTFIDNKKNGYLLPFNREMEREEIINSFAQAIISYFQIADRPAMREWSYSIAKQYLHKQVENAWKQLVEEVQA; from the coding sequence GTGGTTACTCTGACTATCTATAATATTAATAAGGGAATAGGCTGGGCATCGAGTGGCGTAGAGTATGCGCAGATTTACCGTTATCATATTTTTAAAGAATTATCCTTAGACTGTAAATTTATTTTTACCGATCTGATTTTGAATGAAAATATTGCTCATTTTACTGAAAATATTGGTTTTGCTAATGAGGATGTTATTTGGATGTATTTATACTTTACTGATATCCCACTTAGTCAAACAACAGTCACACTTGACCAAATTAAAGAAAAGCTATCTGATAGCCCTGAGGAAGAAAGGCTAGATAATCGCCGGGTAAAATTGACCTATGATCAAGGTAAGCAGTTTGCTATGTGTTACCTGTCAAGAGAAGGGGAAGATCTTGTTGATCGGGTAGAATATACTGCTAACAACAAATTAATTCGGAAAGATTTCTTTAATCGTTTTAAATTTTTAACTGAATACTATGCCCCAAATAATAATAAAGCTTTGCTCTATATGCGACGTTATTTTAATCAAGATGGCACCACCGCTTATGAAGAATTTATTAACCAAGGCGGTTCGACTTACCGCTTTAAAGATCGTATTATCTATTCCAAGGAAGAGTTAGTCGCTTACTTTATAGAAAAATTAGCCTTAACTGATCAAGACATTGTTTTACTAGACCGCTCCGATGGCATTGGTCAGGGCCTCCTAGACAATTTAAATGGAGCTAAGCTAGGATCAGTTGTGCATGCTGAGCATTATAATCAGCCTTTAACTAATGATCAGAATATCCTGTGGAATAATCATTATGAGTATCCTTTTATGCATTATGGACAATTTGATTTCTATATTACTTCAACCCAAGCTCAGACCCAGAAACTCATAGAGCAATTTGATCATTATTTCGGCATACAGCCGGTGGTTTATACAATTCCAGTAGGAAGTGTTGATCACTTAACGCTAGCTGATAGTCATACCAATCCTTACGCCATGATGACTGCTTCTCGTTTAGCTGGGGAGAAGAATATTGATTGGCTCATTGAAGCAGTCGTCAAGGTTCACGATCAACTTCCACAAGTGCAATTTGATATTTATGGCGAAGGTGGAAAAAGAAAGAGTTTACAGGAGCAAATCAACCGATTTAATGCAGCAGATTATATTGAACTCAAGGGTCATCAACATTTAGATGAAATTTACCCACAATATCCTCTCTATCTCACCGCCTCAACCAGTGAAGGCTTTGGATTAACTTTAGTTGAAGCACTGAGTGCAGGACAGGCTATGATTGGTTTAGATGTTCCTTATGGGAATCCAACCTTCATTGACAATAAGAAAAATGGTTATCTCTTACCTTTTAACCGTGAGATGGAGCGAGAAGAGATTATTAACTCATTTGCTCAAGCGATTATAAGTTATTTCCAAATAGCGGACCGTCCAGCTATGCGCGAATGGTCATACTCTATTGCTAAGCAATATTTACACAAGCAAGTAGAAAATGCATGGAAGCAGTTAGTGGAGGAGGTCCAAGCATGA